A part of Candidatus Zymogenus saltonus genomic DNA contains:
- a CDS encoding SPOR domain-containing protein: MRDMRDNDLRYFPDDDDDRMRDYRRAKDSYEFSLEPRHLALIVMVAIICGALIFAAGYMTGRSTATKGGGLIAKEGGEEKVFPLSEGDKEGTEGDTADEGKEPKVNFYDTLENGGITEEKLGEGENTGDKTGDVTPPKGETPGSKDEVAKTETGDDNKLYYIRVFATKDKTKADKLLKSLKADGYPAYIKEVDGGTMSIRIKWYNTKEEALKVMGDLMIDKNYKDYKPEIGTGWK; encoded by the coding sequence GTGAGAGATATGAGAGACAACGATTTGAGGTATTTCCCTGACGATGACGACGACAGGATGAGGGATTACAGAAGGGCGAAGGACAGCTACGAGTTCAGCCTCGAGCCCAGGCATTTGGCCCTCATCGTGATGGTCGCTATCATCTGTGGGGCGTTGATATTCGCCGCGGGCTACATGACGGGACGCTCCACCGCCACGAAGGGCGGCGGCTTGATAGCAAAGGAAGGTGGGGAGGAGAAGGTCTTTCCCCTCTCGGAAGGGGATAAAGAGGGGACCGAGGGGGACACAGCGGACGAAGGGAAGGAGCCCAAGGTCAACTTTTACGATACGCTGGAGAACGGCGGGATCACCGAAGAGAAGTTGGGTGAAGGGGAAAATACGGGAGACAAGACAGGAGATGTGACGCCGCCCAAGGGCGAAACGCCGGGATCGAAGGATGAAGTGGCTAAAACCGAAACCGGCGACGACAACAAACTCTACTACATCCGGGTCTTTGCCACCAAAGATAAAACTAAGGCGGACAAGCTCCTGAAATCGCTGAAGGCGGACGGATACCCCGCCTACATCAAGGAGGTTGACGGCGGGACCATGAGCATCAGGATAAAGTGGTACAATACGAAAGAGGAGGCCCTGAAGGTGATGGGCGATCTTATGATTGATAAAAATTACAAGGACTATAAACCGGAAATTGGAACGGGATGGAAGTGA
- a CDS encoding 4Fe-4S binding protein yields the protein MPKVIIDFDLCKGCGLCVDACPRNIIVIGNTSNGKGYFTALYEDEEGKCTGCALCAEMCPDVAIEVFK from the coding sequence ATGCCTAAAGTTATAATCGATTTTGATCTGTGCAAGGGGTGCGGCCTGTGTGTCGATGCGTGTCCGAGAAATATCATAGTAATCGGCAATACGTCAAACGGCAAGGGATACTTTACCGCACTCTATGAAGACGAGGAGGGAAAATGCACGGGATGTGCGCTCTGCGCTGAGATGTGTCCCGATGTTGCCATCGAGGTATTCAAATGA